From Flavobacterium alkalisoli, the proteins below share one genomic window:
- a CDS encoding asparaginase encodes MQSKPTILLIYTGGTIGMVKDFDTGVLKAFNFKKLLQRIPELKQLDCNIETVSFDTPIDSSNMDPAQWAVMAKMIEEHYEDFDGFVILHGSDTMSYSASALSFMLEGLNKPVVFTGSQLPIGDLRTDAKENLITAIQIASLRHNNHPGVREVCLYFEYKLYRGNRTTKISAEHFNAFTSPNYPALAESGVHLKLNKELLLRADSGKYLSVHYELDDNVVIIKMFPGISERVLSSILNIAGLKGVVLETYGSGNAPTEDWFINILKEAIDKGLHVVNVTQCSGGSVNMGHYETSTQLKEIGVISGADITTEAAITKLMYLLGKKVTPADFKTAFETSLCGELSQ; translated from the coding sequence ATGCAATCTAAACCTACTATCCTGCTTATATATACCGGGGGTACCATTGGTATGGTAAAGGATTTTGATACCGGTGTACTAAAGGCATTCAACTTTAAGAAACTATTACAAAGAATACCCGAGCTTAAGCAGCTTGACTGTAATATAGAAACGGTGTCTTTTGATACTCCTATAGACTCTTCTAACATGGATCCTGCCCAATGGGCTGTAATGGCAAAGATGATAGAAGAGCATTATGAAGATTTTGACGGCTTTGTAATCCTTCACGGGTCAGATACCATGTCTTACTCCGCTTCAGCGTTAAGCTTTATGCTGGAAGGTTTAAATAAACCTGTGGTGTTTACGGGCTCGCAACTACCGATAGGTGATTTGCGTACAGATGCCAAAGAAAACCTTATTACGGCTATCCAAATCGCTTCTTTAAGGCATAATAACCATCCCGGGGTAAGGGAAGTTTGCCTGTATTTTGAATACAAGCTTTACAGGGGTAACCGAACCACAAAAATAAGTGCCGAGCATTTTAATGCCTTTACGTCGCCTAACTATCCTGCACTGGCAGAATCGGGGGTGCATTTAAAGCTTAATAAAGAGCTGCTGCTTAGGGCAGACTCCGGTAAATATCTTAGTGTGCATTATGAGCTAGATGATAATGTGGTTATCATAAAAATGTTCCCGGGTATAAGCGAAAGGGTACTTTCTTCCATTCTTAATATCGCCGGACTTAAAGGTGTAGTATTGGAAACCTATGGTTCGGGTAATGCGCCAACGGAAGACTGGTTTATCAATATACTTAAGGAAGCCATAGACAAAGGCCTTCATGTGGTTAATGTAACACAGTGTTCGGGAGGTAGTGTTAACATGGGGCATTATGAAACCAGTACACAGCTTAAGGAGATAGGTGTTATATCGGGAGCCGATATTACTACTGAAGCCGCTATTACAAAACTGATGTACCTTTTGGGTAAGAAAGTTACTCCTGCCGATTTTAAAACGGCTTTTGAAACCTCCCTTTGCGGAGAATTGTCGCAATAA
- a CDS encoding choice-of-anchor L domain-containing protein, whose product MKIFLHTLLLLPFTFFAQVANDNCSTATVLTVNGSTECTVTHEGTFNGSTLQTGIVNCTEEPTTDVWYEFTATNKYHYISLLTDSSFTSLGIAVYEGCSTTETPLNPIYCIDNKLALNCPELEIGTTYKIRVYSLSPESSTLDFSICVSTYPNVLSVSELEYTIDEIVSQVLLTSETASLIDNITFSTGESAGVNGIGYFNNDGGNFPFSQGLVLCTGSLNGIPGPNSNLLSGGNWFGDNQLTNYMSETVPSSGSNYHDASLVEFDFIPLIDSISFEFIFASEEYGIYQCSFSDAFAIFLTDITDGNEEAESINIATLPGTDIPVSCVTIRDNAYNSGCASANPEYFASYNLDGDNILPGVPVNFNGLTVPITAQATVIPGNTYHIKFVISDRADHILDSAIFINGEDFNLGTVGDNLTIIPPTGNTLQLYAQSETLADLNVTGVDIQWYADDTSTTALPESTELVDGQTYYASQTIIELESTERLAVTVHLVTADNLAKCDQYSDGFETFNLETNNDIVYNNLNPLDYYSDYYLTHGDAINETNQIENLYYTNTETYTQTLYVRLTENNDPSNYAIATFELHVIPTPEIVTTQDIIVYSSLADLTINNTEILNELNAEEFTISFYNTETSAYAASPLIQNPETYIAFNGETIWIRVEQNETGCFSVTSQNVYVTVPPPTGDMDQFFYAGETLSDLEVTGENIQWYETETGDTPLPMNTPLEDGVTYYASQTIDGTESIERFAVTAHQILGIEDLAFKNLTYYPNPVSSILTLSNINEISNIEAYNVLGQKVIDKDFNTTEVQLDMSPLETGIYLIKVTSQEQQKIIRIQKQ is encoded by the coding sequence ATGAAAATTTTTTTACACACCTTACTACTATTACCTTTTACATTCTTTGCTCAGGTAGCTAATGATAACTGTAGCACTGCCACTGTGCTAACAGTAAACGGTTCTACAGAATGTACTGTAACACATGAAGGCACTTTTAATGGCTCAACCCTTCAAACAGGCATTGTAAACTGTACTGAAGAACCTACTACTGATGTATGGTACGAATTTACCGCTACTAACAAGTACCATTACATTAGTTTATTAACAGATTCATCATTTACATCATTAGGTATTGCCGTATATGAAGGCTGTTCTACAACAGAAACACCGCTAAACCCTATATATTGTATTGATAATAAACTGGCATTAAATTGCCCTGAACTGGAAATTGGCACAACATACAAAATCAGGGTATACAGTTTGAGTCCTGAAAGCTCAACCCTGGACTTTAGCATTTGTGTATCCACATATCCTAATGTTTTATCCGTTTCAGAATTAGAGTATACAATAGACGAAATAGTTTCTCAGGTACTTTTAACTTCTGAAACTGCTTCACTAATTGATAATATAACCTTTTCAACCGGCGAATCAGCAGGTGTTAACGGAATTGGGTATTTTAATAACGACGGCGGCAACTTCCCCTTTTCTCAGGGGCTTGTTTTATGTACAGGTAGTCTTAATGGTATCCCCGGACCAAATAGCAACCTTTTATCGGGAGGTAACTGGTTTGGAGATAATCAACTAACTAATTACATGAGTGAAACTGTACCATCTAGCGGATCTAATTATCATGATGCATCATTAGTTGAATTTGATTTTATTCCTCTTATAGACAGCATCAGTTTTGAATTTATTTTTGCATCAGAAGAATACGGAATTTATCAGTGTAGTTTCAGCGATGCTTTTGCTATATTCCTAACCGATATTACCGACGGAAATGAAGAAGCAGAATCTATAAATATAGCAACTCTCCCGGGCACAGATATTCCTGTAAGTTGTGTAACAATTAGAGATAATGCTTATAATTCAGGCTGTGCTTCTGCAAATCCTGAATATTTTGCAAGCTACAACCTGGATGGCGACAATATTTTACCGGGTGTTCCGGTAAACTTTAATGGTCTTACAGTACCTATAACAGCACAAGCAACCGTTATACCGGGCAATACTTATCATATAAAATTTGTTATAAGCGATCGTGCAGATCATATTTTAGATTCTGCCATTTTTATAAACGGTGAAGATTTTAACCTAGGCACAGTAGGAGATAACCTTACAATTATTCCTCCCACCGGCAACACTTTACAACTTTATGCTCAAAGTGAAACTTTAGCCGACTTAAATGTAACTGGAGTAGATATACAATGGTATGCAGATGACACAAGTACAACCGCATTACCTGAATCTACAGAGTTAGTTGACGGGCAAACTTATTATGCTTCACAAACAATTATAGAATTAGAGAGCACAGAAAGGCTTGCTGTTACTGTACATTTAGTTACTGCTGATAATCTTGCAAAATGTGACCAATACTCCGACGGATTTGAAACATTTAACCTAGAAACTAATAATGACATTGTATACAACAATCTGAATCCTTTAGACTATTATTCAGACTATTACCTTACTCATGGAGATGCCATTAATGAAACAAACCAAATAGAAAACCTGTATTACACCAATACAGAAACCTACACACAAACTCTATACGTAAGGTTAACCGAAAACAATGACCCTTCAAATTATGCTATTGCAACATTTGAATTGCATGTAATACCTACACCTGAAATTGTTACAACACAAGACATTATTGTATATAGTAGTTTAGCTGACCTTACAATAAACAATACTGAAATTTTAAATGAGCTAAACGCAGAAGAGTTTACCATCTCTTTTTATAATACAGAAACAAGTGCTTATGCTGCAAGCCCGTTAATACAAAATCCCGAAACTTATATAGCTTTTAATGGAGAGACTATCTGGATAAGAGTTGAACAAAACGAAACAGGATGTTTTTCCGTTACTTCACAAAATGTATATGTAACAGTTCCTCCTCCAACAGGTGATATGGATCAGTTCTTTTATGCAGGAGAAACGCTTTCAGATCTTGAAGTTACAGGTGAAAATATACAATGGTATGAAACCGAAACAGGTGACACACCACTACCAATGAACACTCCTCTTGAAGATGGTGTTACTTACTATGCCTCACAAACAATTGACGGAACAGAAAGCATTGAAAGATTTGCTGTAACAGCACACCAGATTTTAGGCATAGAAGACCTGGCTTTTAAAAACCTAACCTACTACCCTAACCCGGTAAGCAGCATACTTACATTAAGTAATATTAACGAGATTAGCAACATAGAGGCATATAATGTGTTGGGACAAAAAGTAATTGATAAGGATTTTAACACTACAGAAGTACAGCTTGACATGAGCCCCCTTGAAACAGGAATTTATCTTATAAAAGTTACTTCACAGGAACAACAAAAAATTATACGAATACAAAAACAATAA
- a CDS encoding SDR family oxidoreductase, with product MGKLNNKVALITGGNSGIGLATAELFVSEGAKVAITGRDENTLKDSASKIGSDTLAIKADVLNLSSLDHAYQQVETKMGKIDVLVVNAGIFKGAPLGDFSEELFDEIVDINFKGTFFTVKKALPYLNDGASIVITGSAAAEVGVENASVYSASKAAVRALARNFSADLLSRKIRVNVLSPGHVETPIHERLGLSPEQIKGLREELASGVPVKRVGTAEEMAKGYLFLASDDSSFVLGAEIVMDGGWSQL from the coding sequence ATGGGAAAACTAAATAATAAAGTAGCACTAATTACAGGCGGTAATAGTGGTATTGGCTTAGCAACCGCTGAGCTTTTTGTAAGTGAAGGTGCAAAGGTGGCAATTACCGGCCGAGATGAGAATACGCTGAAAGATTCTGCCAGTAAAATAGGAAGCGATACATTGGCTATTAAAGCTGATGTGCTCAATCTTTCTTCTTTGGACCACGCATACCAACAAGTTGAAACTAAAATGGGTAAGATTGATGTCTTAGTTGTAAATGCGGGCATATTTAAAGGAGCACCGCTCGGAGATTTTTCTGAGGAGCTTTTTGATGAAATTGTCGACATAAATTTTAAGGGTACATTTTTTACTGTAAAGAAAGCGTTGCCGTATTTAAATGATGGGGCTTCAATAGTAATTACCGGTTCTGCTGCCGCTGAAGTTGGGGTTGAAAATGCATCTGTTTATTCGGCGAGTAAAGCAGCGGTGCGAGCATTAGCCCGCAACTTTTCAGCAGACCTTTTAAGTCGTAAAATAAGGGTAAATGTATTGTCTCCCGGTCACGTAGAAACACCTATACATGAAAGACTGGGGCTGTCTCCAGAGCAAATAAAGGGGTTACGCGAAGAATTGGCAAGCGGGGTGCCTGTAAAACGTGTTGGCACCGCAGAAGAGATGGCTAAGGGATATTTATTTTTGGCAAGCGATGATTCTTCTTTCGTTTTAGGAGCAGAAATAGTTATGGATGGTGGCTGGTCACAGCTCTAA
- a CDS encoding retropepsin-like aspartic protease, translating into MENIHLTLKEKGYKRIKFKISKTQHLLVKGKINGVEGSFILDTGASNSCVDFKDIERFELFAKDSDTKAAGAGGTGMITQTSVKNTLKLGRWTDKNFGLVIFDMSHVNEALRQYKAKPVQGILGADILMKGKAIIDYYNHCVYLKSK; encoded by the coding sequence ATGGAGAATATACACCTCACATTAAAAGAAAAAGGCTACAAACGCATAAAATTTAAAATATCTAAAACGCAGCACCTACTGGTAAAAGGAAAAATAAACGGTGTTGAAGGAAGTTTTATATTAGATACCGGCGCTTCTAACAGCTGCGTGGATTTTAAGGACATAGAACGTTTTGAACTTTTCGCCAAAGATTCCGACACAAAAGCAGCCGGTGCCGGCGGTACAGGGATGATTACCCAAACATCGGTAAAAAACACACTAAAGCTTGGCCGGTGGACCGATAAGAATTTCGGCCTGGTAATTTTTGACATGTCTCATGTAAACGAAGCCTTAAGACAATACAAAGCAAAGCCCGTACAGGGTATTTTAGGCGCCGATATTTTAATGAAAGGCAAAGCAATAATTGATTATTACAACCATTGTGTTTACTTAAAATCAAAATAA
- a CDS encoding peroxiredoxin-like family protein codes for MNTGKKTYKENLQDLRDDLAAMLPKETLSIFDKDAENLQQNHKSIVKLQAGDKAPDFSLVNATGNMITLSELLEKGKVVLTFYRGSWCPYCNLQLAYYQKYLDQIHDLGAELVAISPQTPDESLNIKEKNELNFEVLSDNGNIVARKFTTVFRNADEPLNTMNELGLDFNSHYSDDSRELPIPAVFVIEKDLTVSFAKSIGGDYRNRVEVSEIINHLKYR; via the coding sequence ATGAATACAGGAAAAAAAACCTATAAAGAAAACTTACAAGACTTGCGTGATGATTTAGCGGCGATGCTTCCCAAAGAAACACTTTCAATATTTGATAAGGATGCCGAGAACCTTCAACAGAACCACAAGTCCATTGTAAAGCTACAAGCAGGTGACAAAGCGCCGGACTTTTCACTTGTTAATGCAACGGGTAATATGATAACGCTATCAGAATTACTTGAAAAAGGAAAGGTTGTGCTAACATTCTACCGAGGCTCTTGGTGTCCGTACTGCAATTTACAGTTAGCTTATTACCAAAAATACTTGGACCAAATTCACGATTTAGGAGCAGAATTAGTTGCCATCTCTCCACAAACTCCTGATGAGTCATTAAATATAAAAGAGAAAAATGAACTTAATTTCGAGGTGTTAAGCGACAATGGAAATATTGTAGCAAGAAAATTTACAACCGTTTTTAGAAATGCAGATGAACCATTAAATACAATGAATGAACTCGGATTAGATTTTAACTCCCACTATTCTGACGACTCAAGAGAGTTACCAATTCCTGCAGTTTTTGTTATTGAAAAAGACTTAACCGTTTCTTTTGCAAAATCTATAGGTGGCGATTACAGAAATCGTGTAGAAGTTTCTGAAATCATAAACCATTTAAAATATAGATAA
- a CDS encoding 1-acyl-sn-glycerol-3-phosphate acyltransferase yields MSKFDHIRPFYDTEVNDAIKSVVHHPMMKALMSFTFPDVEESVWVDQLLKTHSKRDFQINFIYQAVQKVLEKSSEGLTTSGFEKLEPHTPYLFISNHRDIILDTSLINVSLYDHGLVMTASAIGDNLVQKAFLHVLSRLNRNFLVQRGLSPRELLQSSKLMSEYICQLLTRENRSVWIAQREGRTKDGDDATQQGVLKMLAMASDEENLMVYFKKLKIVPVSISYEYDPTDALKMPQLMAKANDEIYIKEKNEDFMTLLSGIMGQKKRIHIHVGDILTNELDEIAAEFDNQNKQIQALAQVIDDSILTTYKLWPTNFIAYDLLHDTTRFSKHYTEKEKLLFERRLEMRIDNENKVLRDGFLAMYANPVVNKMKYQNAI; encoded by the coding sequence ATGTCGAAATTTGACCATATCAGGCCTTTTTATGATACAGAGGTGAATGACGCCATTAAAAGCGTAGTACATCACCCAATGATGAAAGCGCTTATGAGCTTTACCTTTCCTGATGTAGAAGAGTCTGTTTGGGTTGATCAACTGTTGAAGACCCACTCAAAAAGAGATTTTCAGATAAACTTTATCTATCAGGCAGTACAAAAAGTTCTGGAAAAAAGCTCAGAAGGCCTTACCACTTCGGGGTTCGAAAAACTGGAACCGCATACTCCGTATCTTTTTATTTCAAACCACAGGGATATTATCTTAGATACCTCACTAATTAATGTATCACTTTATGACCATGGACTGGTAATGACTGCCTCTGCCATAGGTGATAATCTGGTACAAAAAGCATTTTTACACGTTCTTTCAAGGCTTAACCGTAACTTTTTGGTACAGCGTGGCCTGTCGCCAAGGGAACTGCTGCAAAGCTCTAAGCTGATGTCTGAATACATTTGCCAGCTGCTTACGCGTGAAAACCGTTCGGTTTGGATAGCACAGCGTGAAGGACGTACAAAAGACGGTGATGATGCCACCCAGCAGGGGGTTTTAAAAATGCTTGCTATGGCATCTGACGAGGAAAACCTGATGGTTTATTTTAAAAAGCTTAAAATAGTGCCGGTTTCCATTTCTTATGAGTATGACCCTACCGATGCACTAAAAATGCCGCAGCTTATGGCTAAGGCTAACGATGAAATTTACATTAAAGAGAAAAATGAAGATTTCATGACGCTGTTAAGCGGTATTATGGGGCAGAAAAAAAGGATACACATACATGTAGGCGATATACTTACAAACGAGTTGGATGAGATAGCTGCCGAATTTGATAATCAGAACAAGCAGATACAGGCACTGGCGCAGGTAATAGACGATTCTATACTTACTACCTACAAGCTGTGGCCTACCAACTTTATAGCTTACGACCTGTTGCATGATACCACACGTTTTTCCAAGCACTATACCGAAAAGGAAAAGCTACTTTTTGAAAGACGCCTTGAAATGCGAATTGATAACGAGAACAAAGTTTTAAGGGACGGATTCCTGGCCATGTATGCCAATCCGGTGGTTAACAAAATGAAATACCAAAATGCAATCTAA
- a CDS encoding HesA/MoeB/ThiF family protein, whose protein sequence is MRYLQQNLVSEFGVGGQARLSKAKILIVGTGGLGTPVATYLAAMGIGTLGLVDFDIIQQTNLHRQFAFTPEDIGKRKTEVLSARLRNQNPEIKIICHQVELTSENATGIIGDYDLICDCTDNVDTRLLLDKTCKILSKSLLYGAVRGWEGYVTVLHGKSRIGLNDVFSESDLIFESQNNCSVSGIISTICGIIGCQQASEVIKIILGIQSNLDGAIFCYEGLSNTSRILRLKKTEN, encoded by the coding sequence ATGAGATATCTACAGCAAAATCTGGTGAGTGAATTTGGTGTCGGTGGGCAAGCCAGGCTGAGTAAGGCAAAGATTCTTATCGTGGGGACAGGTGGTCTGGGTACCCCGGTTGCGACATATCTTGCCGCTATGGGAATAGGCACGCTGGGATTGGTCGATTTTGATATTATTCAGCAAACAAACCTTCACCGTCAGTTTGCTTTCACCCCTGAAGATATAGGTAAGCGTAAGACTGAAGTATTGTCGGCCAGACTTAGAAACCAAAATCCTGAAATAAAAATTATTTGCCACCAGGTTGAACTAACATCAGAAAATGCTACTGGTATTATCGGAGATTATGATTTAATTTGTGACTGCACCGATAATGTAGATACACGACTGTTGCTGGACAAAACCTGCAAGATTTTAAGTAAAAGCCTGCTCTACGGGGCAGTGAGGGGATGGGAAGGTTATGTAACAGTTTTGCACGGTAAATCCCGGATAGGTTTAAATGATGTTTTTAGCGAATCAGATCTAATTTTTGAATCACAAAACAATTGCAGTGTCTCAGGAATAATCAGTACGATATGTGGAATAATAGGATGCCAGCAAGCTAGTGAGGTTATAAAAATAATCCTGGGGATACAGTCCAATCTGGACGGGGCAATTTTTTGTTATGAGGGGCTCAGTAATACCTCACGCATTTTGCGTTTGAAAAAAACAGAAAATTAG
- a CDS encoding T9SS type A sorting domain-containing protein, which yields MKKLLLLLLGSIAYAQPNMGTPNDLSACDDDLDSFTAFNLTLNNDPVLNGLDSNAYTVSYHETEMDAVYNLNAIVNPVSYTNLVSSAQTIYVRLTENADSSNYDVAYFTINVANAPVFSISDGIICVEYNTDEVIDGYTLDTSLNMQDYTFAWFKDGVIIDDANMSTYTATTEGHYEVMVTDAVNGCSTTEGADVTISGPAALLVEGTLLSDSQNIVIPVNGYGEYNYGIDEEPMQAENYFTDLELGTHTGYVYDLNGCGTLTFEFEITIPNAPTGEPEQYFTEGQTLADIEVEGENILWYANDIFTTDDAMDTNDEETPLPANTVLANEAIYYATQTINDSESYYRLPVKVYTTLSNQEQAFKNLTYYPNPVSNVLTLSNANEISKVEAYNLLGQKVLAKDFSTTEAQVDISSLEAGIYLVKVTSQEKITTTIRIQKQ from the coding sequence ATGAAAAAATTACTACTATTATTATTGGGCAGTATCGCTTACGCTCAGCCAAATATGGGCACTCCTAATGATTTATCGGCATGTGATGATGATTTAGACTCGTTCACAGCATTTAACCTTACCTTAAATAACGACCCGGTACTTAACGGATTGGACAGCAATGCCTATACAGTAAGCTACCATGAAACCGAAATGGATGCTGTTTATAATCTTAACGCCATAGTAAACCCGGTAAGCTATACCAACCTGGTATCTTCTGCACAAACTATCTATGTAAGATTAACCGAAAATGCAGACTCATCAAACTATGATGTGGCATATTTTACAATAAATGTGGCAAACGCACCTGTTTTTAGTATTAGCGACGGTATCATTTGTGTAGAATACAACACAGATGAAGTTATTGATGGATATACTTTAGATACATCACTTAACATGCAGGACTATACATTTGCATGGTTTAAAGATGGAGTTATTATTGATGACGCAAACATGAGTACGTATACTGCTACAACAGAGGGCCATTATGAGGTAATGGTTACAGATGCAGTTAACGGCTGCAGCACAACCGAGGGAGCCGATGTTACTATATCTGGACCAGCTGCTTTGTTGGTAGAAGGTACATTACTTTCAGATTCTCAAAACATAGTTATACCTGTAAATGGTTATGGCGAATATAATTACGGTATTGATGAAGAGCCTATGCAGGCAGAGAACTATTTTACCGATTTGGAATTAGGAACACATACAGGATATGTATATGACTTAAACGGGTGTGGAACCTTAACTTTTGAATTTGAGATCACCATACCTAATGCACCTACAGGAGAGCCTGAACAATACTTTACAGAAGGTCAAACACTTGCTGATATAGAAGTGGAAGGTGAAAATATTTTATGGTATGCAAACGATATTTTTACTACCGATGATGCCATGGATACAAATGATGAAGAGACACCTCTTCCTGCAAATACAGTGCTTGCTAATGAGGCCATTTATTATGCCACGCAAACCATAAACGACTCGGAAAGCTATTATCGTTTACCTGTAAAAGTGTATACTACACTATCAAACCAGGAGCAGGCATTTAAAAACCTGACTTACTACCCTAACCCGGTAAGTAATGTACTTACATTAAGCAATGCTAACGAAATTAGTAAGGTAGAAGCTTATAATCTGTTAGGCCAAAAGGTACTTGCTAAAGATTTTAGCACTACAGAAGCACAAGTTGACATAAGCTCTCTTGAAGCCGGAATTTACCTTGTAAAGGTTACATCTCAGGAAAAAATAACAACTACCATACGTATACAAAAACAGTAA
- a CDS encoding winged helix-turn-helix transcriptional regulator → MRKLNSTNFLNEQALAEHCGVTYAMTLLTGRWKINILWMLKIGVNRYGLMKREIAGISEKMLTQRLKELEDDGLIVKKDYKTVPPKVEYSLSEAGEILSPILGQLSDWGDKIRPILKENN, encoded by the coding sequence ATGAGAAAGTTAAATTCGACTAATTTTTTAAATGAGCAGGCCCTTGCAGAACATTGCGGAGTTACATATGCTATGACTCTTTTAACCGGACGATGGAAGATTAATATCCTATGGATGCTTAAAATAGGTGTAAATCGATACGGTTTAATGAAAAGGGAAATTGCCGGTATTTCAGAAAAAATGCTTACCCAGCGCCTGAAAGAACTTGAAGATGATGGCTTGATAGTAAAAAAAGACTATAAAACTGTACCTCCGAAGGTAGAATATAGTTTAAGTGAAGCGGGTGAAATATTATCACCTATTTTAGGCCAATTATCAGACTGGGGGGATAAAATAAGACCAATTTTGAAGGAAAACAACTAG
- a CDS encoding TatD family hydrolase, with translation MILTDTHTHLYSEEFSDDRDQMMQRAFDAGVKRLFVPSIDSSYTQAMYELEAKYPENVFLMMGLHPTYVKENYEEELAHVERELAKRKFAAVGEIGIDLYWDKSTLKQQQYAFKHQIQLAKQYNLPINIHCRDAFDEVFEVLESEKGDDLFGIFHCFTGDFEQAQKAISYNMKLGIGGVATFKNGKIDQFLNEIPLEHIVLETDSPYLAPVPHRGKRNESSYTLLVAQKLALIYNLPVEEIAQITTQNAVNLFGI, from the coding sequence ATGATACTTACAGATACACATACCCATTTATACAGTGAAGAGTTTAGTGATGACCGCGACCAGATGATGCAAAGGGCTTTTGATGCCGGAGTGAAACGGTTGTTTGTTCCGTCAATAGATTCATCATATACTCAGGCGATGTATGAACTGGAGGCTAAGTATCCGGAGAATGTTTTCCTGATGATGGGGCTTCACCCCACTTATGTGAAGGAGAATTATGAAGAGGAGCTGGCACATGTAGAACGCGAACTTGCCAAACGTAAGTTTGCCGCTGTGGGTGAGATAGGCATCGATTTATACTGGGACAAGTCTACCCTAAAACAACAGCAATACGCCTTTAAGCATCAGATACAGTTGGCAAAACAATACAACCTGCCTATTAACATACATTGCAGGGATGCTTTTGATGAGGTTTTTGAAGTGCTTGAAAGTGAAAAGGGAGATGACTTATTTGGGATATTCCACTGCTTTACGGGTGATTTTGAGCAGGCACAAAAAGCAATATCATACAACATGAAACTTGGTATTGGTGGTGTGGCAACCTTTAAGAACGGTAAGATAGACCAGTTCTTAAACGAGATACCTTTAGAACATATAGTACTGGAAACCGATTCGCCTTATCTGGCACCTGTACCGCACAGGGGGAAAAGGAATGAGAGTAGCTATACGCTTTTGGTGGCTCAAAAACTGGCATTGATTTATAACCTTCCGGTAGAGGAAATAGCCCAAATTACAACACAAAATGCTGTAAATCTTTTCGGGATTTAA
- a CDS encoding sigma-70 family RNA polymerase sigma factor, with protein sequence MKNLFPYAYNILGNIADSQDVIQDVLIKFNEIETTSISNQNAYLIKSVINQAINLKKKSDRERSHRISLPEPIINNHGESKIEIEEILSYSMLVLLDVLNTKERAVFLLKETFDYNHEEIANVLALSVENSRQLLTRAKKKLKQNRPKLAIISAKETGYLEKYITAIRTGDVKTLEQMLSEEVRVLADGGTKINVVAQLTSGIEETLKLITYVFEYYQKGFDIKIDTINHQPALLFYEGSQLMNCQIFELNQKGRIINIFSVVDPEKLMPF encoded by the coding sequence ATGAAAAATTTATTTCCTTATGCTTATAACATCTTGGGGAATATTGCTGACAGCCAGGATGTGATTCAGGATGTTTTGATAAAATTTAATGAAATAGAAACCACTTCAATTTCGAATCAGAATGCCTATTTAATAAAATCGGTTATTAACCAGGCGATAAACTTAAAAAAGAAAAGCGACCGGGAAAGAAGCCACAGAATTTCCCTTCCCGAACCAATTATAAACAATCACGGAGAGAGTAAAATTGAGATTGAAGAGATTCTCAGCTATTCGATGCTTGTTTTGCTGGATGTATTAAATACTAAAGAAAGGGCTGTTTTTCTACTAAAAGAAACATTTGATTATAATCATGAAGAAATTGCAAATGTTCTGGCTCTTTCTGTGGAGAATTCAAGACAACTACTAACAAGAGCCAAAAAGAAACTAAAACAAAACAGACCTAAACTTGCTATAATCTCTGCAAAGGAGACAGGTTATCTGGAGAAATATATAACTGCAATTCGTACGGGCGACGTTAAAACCTTAGAACAAATGCTTTCTGAGGAAGTACGTGTTCTTGCAGACGGTGGAACAAAAATAAATGTGGTAGCACAATTAACTTCGGGTATAGAAGAAACGTTGAAACTTATAACATATGTTTTTGAGTATTATCAAAAAGGGTTTGATATAAAGATCGACACGATTAATCATCAACCTGCATTACTGTTCTACGAAGGTTCACAGTTGATGAATTGCCAGATATTTGAATTAAATCAAAAAGGAAGAATCATAAATATTTTTTCAGTAGTTGACCCGGAGAAACTCATGCCTTTTTAA